One Lepus europaeus isolate LE1 chromosome 7, mLepTim1.pri, whole genome shotgun sequence DNA segment encodes these proteins:
- the LOC133764749 gene encoding olfactory receptor 8B3-like translates to MTSENDSTVTQFILQGLTQQPELQLPLFFLFLTIYVVTVVGNLGLIVLIGLNPHLHTPMYYFLFNLSFIDLCYSCVITPRMLVSFVRQNIISYAECMTQLFFFSFFVIDECCILTSMAYDRYVAICKPLLYKITMSLQVCLMLTVWTYSMGFAGAVAHTACMLRLTFCDGNIINHFVCDISPLLQLSCTSTYINELVVFIVVGINVTVPSLTLFVSYTRILSSILRIHSTHGRSKAFSTCSSHIIAVCLFFGSATFMYLKPSPAGSLPQDKISTIFYTIVGPMMNPVIYSLRNKDVHFALSKTLKKSVLS, encoded by the coding sequence ATGACCTCAGAAAATGATTCCACAGTGACCCAATTTATCCTGCAGGGCTtgacacaacagccagaactgcagctgcctctcttcttcctcttcctgacAATCTACGTGGTCACTGTGGTGGGGAATCTGGGCTTGATTGTTCTGATTGGTCTGAACCCTCACCTGCACACCCCCATGTACTACTTCCTCTTCAATCTGTCCTTCATTGATCTCTGCTACTCCTGTGTCATAACCCCCAGAATGCTGGTGAGTTTTGTGAGACAGAACATCATCTCCTATGCTGAGTGCATGACTcagctctttttcttctctttctttgttattgATGAGTGCTGTATCTTGACATCAATGGCCTATGACAGATatgtggccatctgcaagcccCTGTTGTACAAGATCACCATGTCTCTTCAGGTATGCCTCATGTTAACAGTGTGGACATATTCAATGGGGTttgcaggtgctgtggctcacactGCATGTATGCTGAGACTCACCTTCTGTGATGGCAACATCATCAATCATTTTGTGTGTGACATATCTCCACTCCTCCAGCTCTCCTGCACAAGCACCTACATCAATGAGCTGGTGGTTTTCATTGTGGTGGGCATCAATGTAACAGTGCCCAGTCTCactctttttgtttcttataCCAGGATCCTCTCCAGCATCCTCCGCATCCATTCTACCCATGGCAGATCCAAAGCCTTCAGTACCTGCAGCTCCCACATAATTGCTGTTTGTCTTTTCTTTGGATCTGCAACTTTTATGTACCTTAAGCCTTCTCCTGCTGGGTCTCTGCCTCAAGATAAAATATCTACTATTTTTTATACCATTGTGGGGCCAATGATGAATCCTGTCATCTACAGTTTGAGGAACAAAGATGTCCATTTTGCACTGAGTAAGACTTTGAAGAAAAGTGTCCTCTCCTAA